One bacterium genomic window, CGCCGGAGGGATAGGGCGCGACGGCGAGGTGGAGCTTCTCTCCTCCCGCGTCGAGTTCTTCCACCCCGAGGGGAGCGAAACGGAATGAAAGGTCGCGGAGACCGCCCCGCGCGCGTCGGCGAGAGGATCCGGGAGGAACTCTCCCTCCTCCTCCTGAGGAAGGTGAACGACCCCGGGCTGGCGCCGGTCACCGTCACCGAGGTTTCCGTCACGCCGGACCTTCGGATCGCCCACGTGAACTACTCCGCTCTCGTCGCACCTGAGGACCGCCCGGCCGTGGCCAAGGCGCTCCGCCGGTCCTCCGGTTTCCTGCGGCGGGAGCTGGGACACATCCTCGGCCTGCGGTACGCCCCCGAACTCCAATTCCACTACGACGACTCGTTCGACCGCGGCGCCCGGATCGACGCGATCCTCCGCGAAATACCGGAGGGGAAGGAGGGTCCGGATGAGGGGTGATCTCTCCGCGATCTGCCGGGTCCTGCGGGAAAAGGACCGTTTTCTCGTCGCCTGCCATGAAAATCCGGAAGGTGACGCGATCGGGTCCGAGCTGGCGCTCGCCCTCGCCCTGCGGAGGATGGGCAAGGCCGCGACGGTGCTGAACGCCGACCCGGTTCCCGCCAACCTTCTCTTCCTTCCGGGGGCCGACACGGTCGTCTTCGAGGAGGACGGTTCGAAGTACGACGTGGCGATCGTGGTGGATTGCGGCTCTCCGGAGCGGACGGGTCGCGTGGGCGGGGAGCTGCGGAAGTGCCCCCTGCTGGTCAACATCGACCACCACCGGACGAACGGCGATCTCGGGGAACTCTCCCTGGTCGATCCCGACGCCGCGGCGACGGGGCTCCTCATCCACCGCGTCCTCTCGGCGATGGGATTCGAGATCGGCCTCGACGTGGCGACCAACATCTACGTCGCCGTCCTTACCGACACCGGGTCGTTCCATTACGGGAGTTCTTCGCCGGAAGCGTTCGAGGTCGCCGGGGAGATGGTCCGCCGGGGAGTCGATCCGTGGTCCGTGGCGGAGCAGGTGTACGAGACGCAGAGCGCCCTTCGTCTCCGCCTGCTCGGCCGGGTGCTCGATTCCCTCGAGGTTTCCTCCGACGGAAGGGTGGCCTGCATCACCACGATGCGGGAAGACCTGCGGGAGTTCGCCTGCGGGAAAGATGCCCTCGAGGGATTCATCAACTACCCCCGCTCCATCGTCGGGGTCGAAGTCGCCGTCTCCTTCCGCGAGGAGGAGGGGGGCGTCTTCCGCGTGAGCTTCCGCTCCAAGGGGCGCGTCGATGTCTCCGCGGTCGCCGCCCGGTTCGGCGGGGGAGGACACCACAATGCCGCCGGATGCACGGTCCAGGGGGATCTCGCCGGGGTGAAGAAGCGGGTTCTAACGGCCGTGTCGTCGTGACGGCGGGGGTCCTGGTCCTCGACAAGCCCCGGGGGATCACCTCCTTCGACGCGGTCCAGGCCGTGGGGCGGATCCTCGGGGAGCGGAAGTGCGGCCACGCCGGCACCCTCGACCCGATGGCCACCGGCGTCCTCCCGGTGTGCGTCGGAGCCGCGACGAAGATCGCGGGCTACCTTACGGAAGAAGAGAAGGAGTACGAGGCGGAGTTCGCATTCGGGGTCGCCACGGACACCGGCGACGCCACGGGGAAGACCGTGGAGGAGCGCCCCGGGGCGGCGGCCGCGGAAGGCGCCGTGGCGGAGGCGCTGGCGGCCCTGGTGGGGACCTTCGAGCAGGTCCCCCCGGCGTACTCCGCGGTCAAGGTGGGCGGCGTCCGCTCCTACACGCTCGCGCGGAAGGGGATGGAGGTACCCCTCGCCGCGCGCCGGGTCACGGTGCGCGAGGCGAGGCTCCTCTCCATCGGGCCGGATCGGTTCCGGGCGTTCCTCGCCGTGTCGAAGGGGTTCTACGTCCGGTCGCTGCCGCGCGACCTGGGCGCGCGCCTCGGGGTTCCGTTGACGGTCTCGGGGCTGCGGCGCACCCGGGTGGGGGCGTTCCGCGTGGAGCAGGCGGTGACGCTGGACGCGCTGGGCGAACGGGCACGGGGTTCCGACGCGGCCTCCCTGCTCCTCCCGATCGTCGACGCGCTCGGGCGGATGCCGCACTGGGAGGTGCCCGAGGAGGCGGTCTCCCGGGTGCGCAACGGACGTCTCTCGGGCCCGTGGCTGGTCGAGCGCGCCGCGACGGAGCGGGGGGATCTCGCGCTGCTGGTGACTTCGCGACGGGAGCCGCTGGCGATCGTCGGCAGGGATCCGGCGGGGCTTTGGAAAATCGTTCGGGGCATCTGATTTACATAAGGGATCGGATATGGTATAAATTAATTCCCCAATAAAAACGGAACATTCTATATACAACGAAAGGAGAAAGGCAAAAGATCATGAGTCTGGTCACCGAGAAAAAGAGCGACATCATTGGCAAGTTCCGTGTGCACGATACGGACACCGGTTCCCCCGAGGTCCAGGTCGCGCTCCTGACCGAGCGGATCAACATGATCACGGACCACCTCAAGGTGCACTCCAAGGACTTCAGCACGCGGCGGGGCCTGCTCAAGCTGGTCGGGCAACGGCGGCGCCTGCTGGACTACCTGAAGTCGGTGGAATCGATGCGGTACAAGGCCCTTCTGGAGACGCTCGGCCTTCGCAAGTAGTCCCGGCATCGCTCCAGAAATTTCCGCCAACACAATCCGCGGTCCCCACGGGGGGCCGCTACGAGAAGGGAATCCATCACTGTGGGAAACGTGTATGAAATTGAAGTGTCCGGACGGAACCTGTCCATCGAATCGGGCCGTTGGGCCCGCCAGGCCGGTGGCGCGGCGGTCGTCCGCTACGGGGAATCGGTGGTGCTGGTCACCGCCTGCCTCTCCGAGAACCCCCGCCCGGGCATAGACTTCCTCCCGCTGGTCGTCGACTACGTCGAGAAGACCTCCGCGGTCGGCAAGATCCCCGGCGGCTTCTTCAAGCGCGAGGGAAGGCTCTCCGAGTTCGAGATCCTCACCTCCCGGATGATCGACCGGCCCATCCGTCCCCTCTTCCCGAAAGGGTTCTACAACGAGATCCAGATCGTCGCCACCGTTCTCTCCGCCGACAAGGAAAACGACACCGGCATCCTGGCCATGATCGGCGCCTCGGCCGCGCTCTCGATCTCCGAGATCCCCTTCACCGGGCCGATCGCCGGGGCGCGGGTCGGCCGCATCGACGGGAAGCTGGTGGTCAACCCCGTCCTCCCCGACTTCGAGCGGAGCGACCTGAACATCTTCGTCGCCGGAAGCCGCGACGCGATCCTGATGGTCGAGGGGGGGGCGAACGAGGTGTCCGAGGAGGAGGTGCTCGACGCGATCCTCTTCGCCCACCGGTCGATGGCTCCGATCCTCGATCTCCAGGAACGGATGGCCCGGGAGATCGGCAAGGAGAAGCGCGTCTTCGAGAAGAAGGTCCTTTCGGAGGAAGACCTGCGGAAGATCGCGTCGATCGCCGAGGCTCCCTTCGCGGAGGCGTACGCCATCGGGAAAAAGCAGGACCGGCGCAAGCGGATCGAGGACATCGGCGATTCGGTTCGCGACGCCTTTACCGACGATGAGCGCGCGGAGAAGGGGGCGTTGATCGCCGACGCCTTGAAAAGCCTGGAAAAGAAGTTCGTCCGCGGGACGATCCTCCGCGAGAGGAAGCGGATCGACGGACGGGGATTGACGGACGTCCGCCCCATCACCTGCGAGGTGGGGGTCCTCCCCCGCACGCACGGCTCCGCCGTCTTCACCCGGGGCGAGACGCAGGCCCTGGTCATGGCCACCCTCGGGACGTCGCAGGACGAGCAGCGGATCGACTCGATCATGGGGGACACCACCAAGTCGTTCATGCTTCATTACAACTTTCCGCCCTTCAGCGTCGGCGAGGTCAAGATGCTCCGCGGTCCCGGCCGCCGGGAGGTCGGGCACGGGGCGCTCGCCGAGCGCGCGGTGTCGAAGGTGCTGCCGAAGAACGTCGACTTCCCCTACACGGTGCGCGTCGTTTCCGAGGTCCTCGAGTCCAACGGGTCCTCCTCCATGGCCACCGTGTGCGGGGCGTCCCTCGCGCTGATGGACGCCGGGGTCCCGACCTCCGGGGCGGTCTCCGGCATCGCGATGGGGCTCATCAAGGAGGGGGACGACGTCGCGGTCCTCTCCGACATCCTCGGGGACGAGGATCACCTGGGCGACATGGACTTCAAGGTGGCGGGGACGCAGAACGGGGTTACCGCCATCCAGATGGACATAAAGATCGGCGGCGTCAGCCGCGAAATCATGCTCTCCGCGCTCCAGCAGGCCCGCGAGGGCCGGCTCCACATCCTGGGGAAGATGAACGCCGCCCTCGACACGCACCGCCCCGACCTCTCACCGTACGCCCCGCGGATCTACGTGATGATGGTGAAGACCGACAAGATCCGGGAGATCATCGGCCCGGGAGGAAAGATCATCCGCGGGATCCAGGAGCAGACGGGCGTGAAGATCGACATCGACGACGACGGCACCGTGAAGATCGCCGCGGTGAACGCCGACTCGGCGCGGGCGGCCATCTCCATCATCGAGGGGATCACGCAGAGCGCCGAGGTGGGGAAGGTCTACGAGGGCAGGGTGCGCAAGATCATGGACTTCGGCGCCTTCGTGGAAATCTTCCCGGGCACCGACGGCCTGCTGCACGTTTCCCAGATCTCGAAGCACCGGGTCAACGTCGCCGACTGCTTCAAGGAGGGGGACGACGTCACCGTCCGCGTGCTCGAGGTGGACCGGGACGGGAAGATCCGTCTCTCCCACAAGGAGTTCGAGGAGGAGGGAAGGTTCCCCGAGGCCTCGGGCCCGCCGCCGGGACAGGACCGGGACAGGGAAAAGGGCGACGCCGGCCGGGATCGCGGGCGGGACGGCGGCCGCGGGGGAAGGGGACGCCGTTAGTGCGGCGTTCCGGATCGCCGAGGTAGGCGGTCGACGTCGATGACGGTCGCCCGTACCCGCCTCGACAACGGCGTCGCCATCGTCACCGAGCAGGTCCCCTGGCTGCGGTCCGCCACCGTGGGGATCTGGGTGCCGGTGGGATCGCGCGCGGAAACGCCCGCCGACAGCGGCGTAGCGCATTTCATCGAGCACATGCTCTTCAAGGGAACGCCTCTCCGGAAGGCCGTGGACATCTCGCGGGCCATCGAATCGGTGGGCGGTACGATGAACGCATATACCTCCAGGGAGTACACGTACTTCTTCGCCAAGTCCATGGAGAAGGATTTCCCCCTTCTCGTGGACCTTCTCACCGACATCTACCGGAACTCCCTCTTCGACGAGACGGAACTGGACCGCGAAAAGGGCGTCATCCTCCAGGAGATCCTCATGGTGGACGACACGCCCGAGGAGTATCTCCACGACTATTTCAGCGCCTCGTACTGGGGGGGGCACCCGTTGGGATATCCCGTGCAGGGAACCGCGGAGAGCGTGGGGCGGTTCGACCGGGCCCTGCTCAAGGGATATTTCGACGACCGGTTCCGGCGGGCGGGGATCGTGGTCACGGCGGTCGGAAACCTGCCGCATGCCGCGGTGGCGGAGGCGTTCGATCGCGCCCTCTCCTCGCTCCCGCTCGGGGAGCCGCTCATTCCCGTTCCCCCCACCCCGCCGGTGCGGGGGACGTTCCTCAAGCGAAGGCCCCTCGAACAGGTGCACCTGTGCATCGGCGCGCCCGGCGTTTCGCGGCGGAGCGAACGGGTGTACGCGATGGACGTCCTGAACGCCATCCTGGGGGGAAGTTCCAGCAGCCGCCTCTTCCAGCAGGTCCGCGAGGAGCGGGGGCTTGCGTACTCCGTCGGGTCCTCCCTGTCCGCCTATGCGGACGCGGGGATCGTCGACATCTACGCGGGCACGGGGCGGGAGCATGCCTCGGAGGTGCTCTCCGTCGCGGGCGACGTGGTGGATGCCCTCCAGCGGGGCGGGGTCACCGACGATGAAGTCACGTTCGGCAAGGAGCTCATCAAGGGGAACACCCTGCTTTCCCTGGAAAGCACGGGATACCGGATGTCGTGCCTCGCGATGAACGAGATGTTCCTCTCCCGCCTGGAGCCTCCGGAGGCGATCCTCGACCGCGTGGACGCGGTGACCCCGGAGGAGGTGCGCACGCTCGCGTCGGAGGCGCTCCGCAGGGACCGGTTTACGCTTGCGGCCGTGGGCGACCTGCCCGACACGGGTCTTTCCTTCTAGCTCCATGCGCGGGGAAACCGGGATACGGGTGCGGCTGCTGCGCGGTTCGGTCGATTCGCTTCCCGCGTACCAGACGGCCGGTTCGGCCGGGATGGACCTGAAAGCCGACCTTGACGCCGAGATCGTCATCCCGCCGATGGGAAGGGCGAAGATCCCGACGGGGATCGCCCTGTCGATGCCGGCGGGAGTCGAGGGGCAGGTGCGGCCGCGCAGCGGGCTGGCGTTGCGTCACGGCGTGACGTGCCTCAACTCGCCGGGGACGATCGACTCCGACTACCGCGGCGAGGTGTGCGTGATCCTCGCGAACTTCGGGGAGGAGCCGTTCCCCGTCCGGCGCGGGGACCGTGTCGCGCAGATCGTCTTTTCCCCGGCGCTGCGGGCGCACCTCGAGGTGGTGCCGGACCTCGAGGAAACTCCGCGGGGCGAGGGCGGCTTCGGCCACACGGGAAGATAAGGGCACCGGTTCACCGGGACGCTACACGAGGGGGTGACGAGGTGATCGAACGGTACACGCGGCCGGAGATGGCGGCCATCTGGCAGGACGAGAACCGGTTCCGGATCTGGCTCGACATCGAGATCCTCGCCATGGAGGCGATGGTCCTTCAGGGGTGGATCCCCGCGGACGCCCTCGCCCGGGTCCGGGAAAAGGCGACCTTCGACGTCGCGCGGATCAACGAGATCGAGAAAAAGGTAAAGCACGACGTCATCGCCTTCCTGACCTCCGTGGCCGAGCATATCGGCGACGACTCCCGCTTCCTCCACGTGGGGATGACCAGCTCCGACGTGCTGGACACCGCCTTCGCCGTCCAGATGCGGCAGGCCCTCACGCTATTGATCCGCGAGGCGGAAGCCGTCTTCGACGTCCTGAAGACCCGCGCGCTCGAGCATCGGGGCACCGTGATGATCGGCAGGACGCACGGCATCCACGCCGAGCCGGTGACGTTCGGGTGGAAGATGGCGCTGTGGGCCGACGAGGTGCGCCGGGACATCGCCCGCCTCGTCCGCGCGCGCGACGTGATCTCCGTGGGGAAGATCTCCGGGGCGGTGGGCACCTTCGCCAACATCGATCCCTCCGTGGAAGAGTTCGTCTGCCGGAAGCTCCGGCTCTCGCCCGCCCCCGCCTCCACCCAGGTGATCCAGCGGGACCGGCACGCCGAGGTGTTCGCCGCCCTCGCCATCACAGCCTCGTCCCTCGACAAGTTCTCCACGGAGATCCGCCACCTGCAGCGGACCGAGGTCCTCGAGGTGGAAGAGTACTTCTCCGCAGGCCAGAAAGGGTCCTCCGCCATGCCGCACAAGCGGAACCCCATCCTCTCCGAAAACATCTCGGGGCTCTCGCGGCTGCTTCGCGGCTACTCCGTCACGGCGATGGAGAACATGGCGCTCTGGCACGAGCGGGACATCAGCCACTCCTCCGCGGAACGGGTGATCGCCCCCGACGCCACCATCCTCCTGCACTTCGCCCTCGGTCGATTCCGCGGGATGATGGAGAAGCTCCTCGTCTATCCCGACCGGATGCGGAAGAACCTCGAGAGCACCCACGGGCTGCTGTACTCGCAGCGCGTGCTCCTCGCCCTGGCGGCGAAGGGGTTCTCGAGGGAGACGGCGTATGAAGTGGTCCAGCGCTCCGCGATGAAGTCATGGAAGACCGGGCGGCCGCTGGCGACGCTTCTCTGGAAGGACAAGGACGTCCGCGCCGCGCTGTCGAAAAAGGAATTCGACGCGCTGTTCGACATCGACTACTACCTCAAGAACATCGACGGGATCATCGACCGGGTCTTCGCCCGAAAGGGAAGGAAGGCGTGAAGGCGAACACCCACGCCACCCTGCCGCACCGGCGAAACGGGACGGCCCCCCCGGTCCCGCCCGCCGCTTCCGTATTACAATAAGGGAACCGGGGTTATCGGCGGGGAGCACGTCGACTTCGAAGGCTTGGCGGAGGGGAAAGAATGTCCGACGGCTGGCACGACGAGTGCGGCGTCTTCGGGATCCACGGGCATCCCGAGGCGTCCAACATGGCGTACCTCGGTCTCTACGCGCTGCAGCACCGGGGCCAGGAGAGCGCGGGGATCGCCTGCACCGACGGGGACCGGATCATCTTCCACAAGGAGATGGGGCTGGTCGCCGACATCTTCTCCGAGGAGATCCTTTCCCGGCTCCCGGGCCACATGGCGATCGGCCACGTCCGGTACTCCACGACGGGCAGCTCGGAGCTGAAGAACGCCCAGCCGCTGGTGGTCGACTTCGAGTCCGGCTCCATCGCCGTAGCCCACAACGGCAATCTCGTGAATGCCCAGGAACTCAAGCGGGAGCTCGAGGTCTCCGGCTCCATCTTCCAGTCCTCGATGGACACCGAGGTCATCGTCCACCTCATCGCCCGCTCCCGGAAGGAGCGGATCGAGGATCGCATCGTCGACGCGCTGAACCAGGTCCGCGGCGCGTATTCCCTTCTCTTCATGACGCGGGACAAGCTGATCGGGGTGCGCGACCCCCACGGGATCCGGCCGCTGGCCCTCGGGAAGATGAAGGGCGAGGGCGGGGGGACGGTCATCACCTCGGAGTCGTGCGCGCTCGACCTGATCGAGGCGGAATACCTGCGCGAGGTGGAACCGGGCGAGATGGTCGTGGTCGACGCCCGGGGGACGCACTCCCACCGGCCGTTCCTTCCGGCGGTCGAGCGGTTCTGCATCTTCGAACACATCTACTTCGCCCGTCCGGACTCGATCATGGGCGGAACCTGCATCTACGAAGTGCGGAAGGCTCTCGGACGGCAGTTGGCGAAAGAGTGCCCGGCGGGCGCCGATGTCGTCATCCCCGTGCCCGACTCGGGCGTCCCCGCGGCGCTGGGATTCTCCGAGGCGTCCGGCATCCCCTTCGAGATGGGCCTCATCCGGAACCATTACGTGGGGCGCACCTTCATCGAGCCGCAGCAGTCGATCCGCCATTTCGGGGTAAAGATCAAGCTGAACGCCGTGCGAGGAGTCGTCTCGGGGAAACGGGTCGTGGTGGTGGACGACTCCATCGTCCGGGGGACGACCGGGCGCAAGATCATCAAGATGATACGGTCGGCCGGTGCGAAAGAGGTCCACTTCCGCATCAGCTCTCCCCCGACGTGCTACCCGTGCTTCTACGGGATCGACACGCCGCTGCGGCGGGACCTGATCGCGGCGACCCACACGAGGGAGGAGACGAATATCTACCTCACCTCCGACAGCCTTGGATATCTCAGCATGGAGGGCCTCCACGCCTGCGTGCCGAACGGGAAGACGACCTACTGCGACGCCTGCTTCTCCGGGAACTACTCGGTTCCGCTCGAGACGGAGGAGCCGGGGGAGCAACTGCCCCTGTTTCGCGGCTCGGTCCGGGTCTGAGGAGGCCCGATCGAAGCCTCCATTCCACCTTTGGGAGATACCATGACCCCCGCGACCTATCGATCCGCACAGTTTCCGCCGGAGATGACCGACGACCGGAGGCGATTCCTGGCACTCCTGAAGGAGAAAAGCTACGAGCGCCGCAAGGTCGTGCTCTCCTCGGGACGGGAATCCGATTTCTACATCGACTGCAAGCAGAGCACGCTCGACGCCGAGGGTGCGGTCCTCACGGGGAGGCTTTTCTGCGCGATGCTGGAGCGGGGGGAGCGTCCGGAGGCGGTGGGGGGGATCACCCTCGGGGCGGATCCGATCGTGACCGCCGTGTCCCTCACCAGCGCCCTCCGGGGATGGCCGGTGCCGGCGTTCATCATCCGCAAGGAGCCCAAGAAGCACGGGACGGAGCAGTGGATCGAGGGGACGAAGAATCTTCGTCCCGGGATGCGCGTGGCGATCCTGGAGGACGTGGTGACCACCGGCGCTTCGACGATGCGGGCGATCGAGCGTGCTACGGGATCGGGACTGGTCGTGGCGCGGGTCCTTTGCCTCGTCGACCGGAACGAGGGCGGCGCCGAGGCGGTGGCGGCGTCCGGATACCGCGTCGAGCCGATGTTCCTGCGGGAGGACGTGGAACATGCCTGAGACCGCGCGGCGAGCGTCATTGGCGGCGGCATTCCTGGCCCTCACGGCGGTCGCGGCCGGTTGCGGCCCGAGGTCGGTCGCACTCTACGAGAAGGTGATGGGTTCCCCCTCCTACGGGAAGGTCACGGAGTCCGCGACCCGCACCCGGGAGGTCCACGACGGACTGGACACCAGGTTCATCCTGTCCGCCACCTGGCTCTCGGGACCATGGGTCTCGGCCTTCGCGGAAGAGTATTCCAACATCTACTACCTCGACGCGTCGCGGCGGGAGCAGGTGATCTCCCGATGGCGCGGGGAATCGGAGAAGTACGTCCGGTTCTTCGTCGCCCTCTACGTTCCGGAGGAGAAGGGGAACGACCTGGAGAAACCCGGGACGCTCTGGAGCCTGCGGCTCGTGCGGGCGGACGAGAAGGACTTCGAGCCCGTCTACATCCGCAAGTCGTCCCTGCGCCCGGAGGAGATCTCCCGCTTCTTCCCATACTCCGGGACGTGGTACCGCGCGTACGAGGTGGCGTTTCCGCCGGAGGCCGGAGTGCCCGCGGGGTCGCCGCGGGCCGGATCGCCGCGTCTCAAGCTGGTCCTGTCGGGCGTGGAGGGTCGCGCCGTCCTCGCCTGGCAATAGGTCCGAGGAGCTTCTAGAACCGGGTGCGGCGGACCAGCGTGTCCTTGCGCCCGAGCTCGTCGTCCAGGTACGGGTAGTCGATCGTCGTGTGGAGCCCCCGGCTCTCCTTGCGCTGCATGGCGCACCGGACGATCAACTCCGCCACCGTGCAGATGTTGCGAAGTTCGAGCAGGTCCCCCGTCACCTTGAAGTTCCAGTAATACTCCGAGATCTCCCGCTTCAACAGCTCGATCCGGTCGAGCGCCCGCGACAGGCGCTTGTTCGACCGCACGATCCCCACGTAGTTCCACATCGTCCGGCGGATCTCCTCCCAGTTGTGGGAGACCACGACCGCCTCGTCCGGTTCCTGCGCCTTGCCGGGGTCCCACTTCGGGAT contains:
- the rbfA gene encoding 30S ribosome-binding factor RbfA; protein product: MKGRGDRPARVGERIREELSLLLLRKVNDPGLAPVTVTEVSVTPDLRIAHVNYSALVAPEDRPAVAKALRRSSGFLRRELGHILGLRYAPELQFHYDDSFDRGARIDAILREIPEGKEGPDEG
- a CDS encoding DHH family phosphoesterase — its product is MRGDLSAICRVLREKDRFLVACHENPEGDAIGSELALALALRRMGKAATVLNADPVPANLLFLPGADTVVFEEDGSKYDVAIVVDCGSPERTGRVGGELRKCPLLVNIDHHRTNGDLGELSLVDPDAAATGLLIHRVLSAMGFEIGLDVATNIYVAVLTDTGSFHYGSSSPEAFEVAGEMVRRGVDPWSVAEQVYETQSALRLRLLGRVLDSLEVSSDGRVACITTMREDLREFACGKDALEGFINYPRSIVGVEVAVSFREEEGGVFRVSFRSKGRVDVSAVAARFGGGGHHNAAGCTVQGDLAGVKKRVLTAVSS
- the truB gene encoding tRNA pseudouridine(55) synthase TruB, with product MTAGVLVLDKPRGITSFDAVQAVGRILGERKCGHAGTLDPMATGVLPVCVGAATKIAGYLTEEEKEYEAEFAFGVATDTGDATGKTVEERPGAAAAEGAVAEALAALVGTFEQVPPAYSAVKVGGVRSYTLARKGMEVPLAARRVTVREARLLSIGPDRFRAFLAVSKGFYVRSLPRDLGARLGVPLTVSGLRRTRVGAFRVEQAVTLDALGERARGSDAASLLLPIVDALGRMPHWEVPEEAVSRVRNGRLSGPWLVERAATERGDLALLVTSRREPLAIVGRDPAGLWKIVRGI
- the rpsO gene encoding 30S ribosomal protein S15; the encoded protein is MSLVTEKKSDIIGKFRVHDTDTGSPEVQVALLTERINMITDHLKVHSKDFSTRRGLLKLVGQRRRLLDYLKSVESMRYKALLETLGLRK
- the pnp gene encoding polyribonucleotide nucleotidyltransferase, encoding MSGRNLSIESGRWARQAGGAAVVRYGESVVLVTACLSENPRPGIDFLPLVVDYVEKTSAVGKIPGGFFKREGRLSEFEILTSRMIDRPIRPLFPKGFYNEIQIVATVLSADKENDTGILAMIGASAALSISEIPFTGPIAGARVGRIDGKLVVNPVLPDFERSDLNIFVAGSRDAILMVEGGANEVSEEEVLDAILFAHRSMAPILDLQERMAREIGKEKRVFEKKVLSEEDLRKIASIAEAPFAEAYAIGKKQDRRKRIEDIGDSVRDAFTDDERAEKGALIADALKSLEKKFVRGTILRERKRIDGRGLTDVRPITCEVGVLPRTHGSAVFTRGETQALVMATLGTSQDEQRIDSIMGDTTKSFMLHYNFPPFSVGEVKMLRGPGRREVGHGALAERAVSKVLPKNVDFPYTVRVVSEVLESNGSSSMATVCGASLALMDAGVPTSGAVSGIAMGLIKEGDDVAVLSDILGDEDHLGDMDFKVAGTQNGVTAIQMDIKIGGVSREIMLSALQQAREGRLHILGKMNAALDTHRPDLSPYAPRIYVMMVKTDKIREIIGPGGKIIRGIQEQTGVKIDIDDDGTVKIAAVNADSARAAISIIEGITQSAEVGKVYEGRVRKIMDFGAFVEIFPGTDGLLHVSQISKHRVNVADCFKEGDDVTVRVLEVDRDGKIRLSHKEFEEEGRFPEASGPPPGQDRDREKGDAGRDRGRDGGRGGRGRR
- a CDS encoding pitrilysin family protein; this translates as MTVARTRLDNGVAIVTEQVPWLRSATVGIWVPVGSRAETPADSGVAHFIEHMLFKGTPLRKAVDISRAIESVGGTMNAYTSREYTYFFAKSMEKDFPLLVDLLTDIYRNSLFDETELDREKGVILQEILMVDDTPEEYLHDYFSASYWGGHPLGYPVQGTAESVGRFDRALLKGYFDDRFRRAGIVVTAVGNLPHAAVAEAFDRALSSLPLGEPLIPVPPTPPVRGTFLKRRPLEQVHLCIGAPGVSRRSERVYAMDVLNAILGGSSSSRLFQQVREERGLAYSVGSSLSAYADAGIVDIYAGTGREHASEVLSVAGDVVDALQRGGVTDDEVTFGKELIKGNTLLSLESTGYRMSCLAMNEMFLSRLEPPEAILDRVDAVTPEEVRTLASEALRRDRFTLAAVGDLPDTGLSF
- the dut gene encoding dUTP diphosphatase, whose translation is MRGETGIRVRLLRGSVDSLPAYQTAGSAGMDLKADLDAEIVIPPMGRAKIPTGIALSMPAGVEGQVRPRSGLALRHGVTCLNSPGTIDSDYRGEVCVILANFGEEPFPVRRGDRVAQIVFSPALRAHLEVVPDLEETPRGEGGFGHTGR
- the purB gene encoding adenylosuccinate lyase, whose product is MIERYTRPEMAAIWQDENRFRIWLDIEILAMEAMVLQGWIPADALARVREKATFDVARINEIEKKVKHDVIAFLTSVAEHIGDDSRFLHVGMTSSDVLDTAFAVQMRQALTLLIREAEAVFDVLKTRALEHRGTVMIGRTHGIHAEPVTFGWKMALWADEVRRDIARLVRARDVISVGKISGAVGTFANIDPSVEEFVCRKLRLSPAPASTQVIQRDRHAEVFAALAITASSLDKFSTEIRHLQRTEVLEVEEYFSAGQKGSSAMPHKRNPILSENISGLSRLLRGYSVTAMENMALWHERDISHSSAERVIAPDATILLHFALGRFRGMMEKLLVYPDRMRKNLESTHGLLYSQRVLLALAAKGFSRETAYEVVQRSAMKSWKTGRPLATLLWKDKDVRAALSKKEFDALFDIDYYLKNIDGIIDRVFARKGRKA
- the purF gene encoding amidophosphoribosyltransferase, with translation MSDGWHDECGVFGIHGHPEASNMAYLGLYALQHRGQESAGIACTDGDRIIFHKEMGLVADIFSEEILSRLPGHMAIGHVRYSTTGSSELKNAQPLVVDFESGSIAVAHNGNLVNAQELKRELEVSGSIFQSSMDTEVIVHLIARSRKERIEDRIVDALNQVRGAYSLLFMTRDKLIGVRDPHGIRPLALGKMKGEGGGTVITSESCALDLIEAEYLREVEPGEMVVVDARGTHSHRPFLPAVERFCIFEHIYFARPDSIMGGTCIYEVRKALGRQLAKECPAGADVVIPVPDSGVPAALGFSEASGIPFEMGLIRNHYVGRTFIEPQQSIRHFGVKIKLNAVRGVVSGKRVVVVDDSIVRGTTGRKIIKMIRSAGAKEVHFRISSPPTCYPCFYGIDTPLRRDLIAATHTREETNIYLTSDSLGYLSMEGLHACVPNGKTTYCDACFSGNYSVPLETEEPGEQLPLFRGSVRV
- the pyrE gene encoding orotate phosphoribosyltransferase — protein: MTDDRRRFLALLKEKSYERRKVVLSSGRESDFYIDCKQSTLDAEGAVLTGRLFCAMLERGERPEAVGGITLGADPIVTAVSLTSALRGWPVPAFIIRKEPKKHGTEQWIEGTKNLRPGMRVAILEDVVTTGASTMRAIERATGSGLVVARVLCLVDRNEGGAEAVAASGYRVEPMFLREDVEHA